A genomic segment from Methanocaldococcus sp. encodes:
- a CDS encoding class I SAM-dependent methyltransferase has protein sequence MHYFSERPTTKSDIKIIEDILRGKKLKFKTDSGVFSHGKVDKGTKILIENVEVNKDDDILDLGCGYGVIGISLADEVKSVTMVDINRRSLKLAKENIKLNNLENQNIKVIYSDLYENIKNRKFDKIITNPPIRAGKEVLHRIIKEGKEMLKDRGEIWVVIQTKQGAKSLAKFMKEVFGNVETVTIKGGYRVLKSVKKK, from the coding sequence ATGCACTATTTCTCTGAACGTCCTACTACAAAATCAGACATTAAAATTATTGAAGATATATTAAGAGGCAAAAAATTGAAATTTAAAACTGACTCTGGCGTTTTTTCTCATGGTAAGGTAGATAAAGGAACTAAAATTTTGATTGAAAATGTGGAAGTTAATAAAGATGATGATATCTTAGATTTAGGTTGTGGTTATGGAGTTATTGGAATATCTTTGGCTGATGAAGTAAAGTCAGTTACAATGGTGGATATAAATAGAAGATCTTTAAAATTGGCAAAGGAAAATATAAAGTTAAATAATTTAGAAAATCAAAATATAAAAGTTATTTACAGTGACTTATATGAAAATATTAAAAACCGTAAGTTTGATAAAATTATAACCAACCCTCCAATAAGGGCTGGGAAGGAAGTTCTTCACAGAATTATTAAAGAAGGCAAGGAGATGTTAAAGGATAGAGGAGAAATTTGGGTAGTTATACAGACAAAACAAGGAGCTAAATCATTAGCAAAGTTTATGAAAGAAGTTTTTGGAAATGTTGAAACTGTTACAATTAAAGGAGGATATAGAGTTCTAAAGTCTGTAAAGAAAAAATAA